The Echinicola rosea genome has a segment encoding these proteins:
- a CDS encoding ATP-dependent DNA helicase → MDKGKQDIPKPAILIRQNFPHEPTQGQKVFFGLMDTFLDKDFDKKPVFILRGYAGTGKTSVIAAVVRSLPKLNYRSLLLAPTGRAAKVMSAYSGKMGFTIHKIIYRPKEQEGFVGSAFDLQKNYYKNTVFIVDEASMLADDALGGSNLLRDLLQYVFQYPTNRLILIGDTAQLPPVNSESSPALDGNYLIHHYGLDVLEAELTEVMRQQLDSGILYNATELRKEVVKKEPVISFKIKGFPDFFKMTGERLEDGLRYAYNKYGVENTIIITRSNKTAVQYNQYIRRTIHFFEEEISTGDMLMIVRNNYTYMAESDKVSFLANGDFVEVVKIRSFEEMYGLRFATLELRLIDYPEEPFFEAKVILDTLYTASTSLSNDASRELYRQVTEDYAGVENRKERREYIKKDPYLNALQVKFAYALTCHKSQGGQWSAVFVDQGYVTEDQLDTAYIRWLYTALTRATAEVFMVNFHANFFVG, encoded by the coding sequence AGCCTGTTTTTATTCTTCGAGGATATGCAGGGACAGGGAAAACTTCCGTGATTGCAGCAGTGGTGAGGTCATTGCCCAAGCTGAACTATCGTTCGTTGCTTTTGGCGCCCACTGGGCGTGCTGCCAAGGTCATGTCTGCTTATTCCGGAAAAATGGGGTTTACCATCCATAAGATCATTTACCGTCCCAAGGAGCAGGAGGGGTTTGTGGGGTCGGCTTTTGACCTTCAAAAGAATTACTATAAAAATACGGTGTTTATCGTAGATGAAGCTTCTATGCTGGCAGATGATGCCTTGGGAGGGAGCAATCTGCTCAGGGACTTGCTACAATATGTTTTTCAGTATCCTACCAATAGGCTGATTTTGATAGGTGATACCGCGCAGCTGCCCCCTGTAAACAGCGAAAGTAGTCCTGCATTGGATGGTAATTACCTTATTCACCATTATGGACTGGATGTTTTGGAAGCTGAACTCACGGAGGTAATGCGGCAGCAACTGGATTCAGGAATCTTGTACAATGCTACCGAACTGAGGAAAGAGGTCGTCAAGAAGGAGCCGGTCATTTCATTTAAGATCAAAGGATTTCCAGATTTCTTTAAGATGACTGGCGAAAGGCTGGAAGATGGTCTGCGGTATGCTTACAATAAATATGGTGTGGAGAACACCATCATCATCACACGGTCCAATAAGACAGCTGTCCAGTATAACCAATACATTCGAAGGACCATTCATTTTTTCGAAGAGGAAATTTCTACCGGTGACATGCTGATGATCGTCAGGAACAACTATACCTATATGGCCGAATCCGACAAAGTGAGTTTTTTGGCTAACGGGGACTTTGTGGAGGTGGTCAAGATTCGTTCGTTTGAGGAAATGTACGGGCTGAGGTTTGCGACATTGGAGCTGCGGCTTATCGATTACCCTGAGGAGCCTTTTTTTGAAGCAAAGGTAATATTGGATACACTGTACACCGCTTCCACTTCCCTTAGTAATGATGCTTCTAGGGAATTGTACCGTCAGGTGACAGAAGATTATGCAGGGGTGGAAAACAGAAAGGAACGCCGGGAATACATCAAGAAAGACCCTTATCTCAATGCATTGCAAGTGAAATTCGCGTATGCGCTAACCTGCCATAAGAGCCAAGGTGGGCAGTGGAGTGCTGTCTTTGTGGATCAGGGCTATGTGACAGAAGACCAGTTGGATACTGCTTATATCCGATGGCTATACACGGCCCTTACAAGAGCTACTGCCGAAGTGTTTATGGTGAATTTCCATGCGAATTTCTTTGTGGGATGA
- a CDS encoding DUF1573 domain-containing protein codes for MKKLILIFAMAFTAFAVQAQSESEKATAEKEEVKGPVITFDETEKDFGEISQGTKVEHTFKFTNTGTEVLKISNVAATCGCTVPKWPKEPVAPGKTGEIKVSFNSAGKMGKQRSVVRIYSNASEPIEKVALISNVTKSGR; via the coding sequence ATGAAAAAGTTAATTCTAATTTTTGCCATGGCTTTTACAGCATTTGCTGTTCAGGCACAGAGTGAATCCGAAAAGGCTACTGCTGAAAAGGAAGAAGTAAAAGGGCCTGTGATCACCTTCGACGAGACAGAAAAAGACTTTGGTGAAATCTCTCAAGGAACTAAGGTGGAGCACACCTTTAAATTTACCAACACTGGAACAGAAGTGCTGAAAATATCAAATGTGGCCGCTACTTGCGGATGTACTGTGCCAAAATGGCCAAAAGAACCCGTAGCTCCAGGCAAGACAGGTGAAATCAAGGTGAGTTTCAACTCTGCCGGTAAAATGGGCAAGCAACGTAGCGTTGTGAGAATTTACTCCAATGCCTCTGAGCCTATCGAAAAAGTAGCGTTGATCTCTAATGTGACCAAGTCAGGAAGATAA